The following DNA comes from Myxococcota bacterium.
GCGAGCTGCGCGGGCGCGGCCTCTCGCGCGCCCGCGCCATGTCGTGGACCGCGTCGGCGCGCCGGCTGCGCGCGGTCTACCGCGCCGTCGCCGGGGCATGACTCAGCTTCCGGTCGCGCCGAAGCGGTTGCCCGACTCGTAGCGCCGCAGCCCGGCCGTGAATACGGCGATCGCGAGCGTCCACCACAGCACCGCCCCGCCCAGCGCGTAGAGACAGGCGTGCAGGCTCGGGCTGCGCACGATCTCCACCGGCAGGAAGCCCACGAAGCCGGCCGGCAGGAGCGTGTACAGGATGAACGAGAGACTCCCCGCGAACAGCGGCTGCGGGTAGAGCGCGAAGTTCAAGGTGAACTCCCAGAGCTGACGCGCGAGCTGCTCCACGTCGCCCAGCCAGAACGCCAGGCTCTGGAAGATGACCGCCGAGGCCACGAAGGTCAGCGCGCTGACCGCGATCGCGAGCGCGATGAACGGCGCGTGCGCCAGGTCGAGGCGCCCTGCGAGATACAGCATGCCCGCCCCGGTCAGCACGTCGCCCCAGCCCGACGCCGTGCTTTGCGAGGCCACGGCGTGCAGCAGCACGGGCTTGGGCTGAGTGAGTCGCGAATCGAGCTGGCCGTCGACGATCGCGCGCGCGAGCTGGCGCGCGCCGCCGCCGAACACCACGGCCAGGCCGAAGCCGGGCGCCACGATGCCGAACAGCGTCATCATGTCCTGGAGCCGCCAGCCTCCGATCTCGCGGAAGCGCGCGAACAGGATCCACCACATGGTGAAGAACGCGACGTTGTTCACGACCATCAGCACGGCCTGCAGCCAGAACGCGCCCCGCAACGCGAGGCTCGCGCGCAGGTTGGTCGCGACGAGCGTGCGGGCGAACCGGAGCACAGCGCGCAAGCGCATGACTCAGCCTCCTGCCACGGTGAGTCGCGCGCGGGCCTGCGCCGACAGGAACATCACGAGCCCCGCGAGCAGCCCGATCCAGAAGAGATCCTGGAGC
Coding sequences within:
- a CDS encoding ABC-2 family transporter protein: MRLRAVLRFARTLVATNLRASLALRGAFWLQAVLMVVNNVAFFTMWWILFARFREIGGWRLQDMMTLFGIVAPGFGLAVVFGGGARQLARAIVDGQLDSRLTQPKPVLLHAVASQSTASGWGDVLTGAGMLYLAGRLDLAHAPFIALAIAVSALTFVASAVIFQSLAFWLGDVEQLARQLWEFTLNFALYPQPLFAGSLSFILYTLLPAGFVGFLPVEIVRSPSLHACLYALGGAVLWWTLAIAVFTAGLRRYESGNRFGATGS